Sequence from the Brachionichthys hirsutus isolate HB-005 chromosome 21, CSIRO-AGI_Bhir_v1, whole genome shotgun sequence genome:
CTATATCCATCACCacggcaaacaaaaaggggctcggcactgatccctggtgcactccCACCGCTACACTAATCTCTCACTTACTTCtgtgccactccagacttcctcatgcaggaccccagttcctctctgggcaccctgtcctaggctttctctagatctacaaagacacaatgcagctccttctgaccctCCCTGTACTTCTCCGTTGCTAGCCTAAACGCAAAAGTAGCATCAATATTTTACAAACAGCTTTGAGTGTTTGCGTCAAACTGCATCCTTGCTATTAATATTTCCTGCAGCTTCCAAATATGTCCGGTTTCCTACAGATTTAAACACGGGGGAGAATAGTTTGCGGCGGTAAGTTTGCTGTTGGGACCGTTCCATTTTCCGACCACGTGACCACAGCTTGGCTTCTCTCTCTGATGACAGACGGCTCACCAGAAATGGCATCAAGGAGGTGGCGAGCGACGCCTTCAACGGCACAAAGATGCACAGATTGTGAGTCACGGGCGGATACACAATTATAAACAGAGGGATTAGCGGAAAGCAAATGGCTCACACCTTTAATTCCCCTcccttcttctctctccctctccgtcAGGTTCCTAAGAGGCAACCAGCAGCTTGCTCACATCAATCCCAACGCCTTTGTGGGTTCCAGTGAGTTGGTGGTGCTGTAAGCATGACATCAAACATgattcatcctcctcatcatcaatTATTACTCAGAATGTAGGAGAGAGAAAGCGGGATGAGCGTGGCTTGTGTGGGCGGGATCCAAAAACAACTCAGACACATGCCAGGTTGACGGTAAAAACCTGGAGAGGCAAGGGAGAGAGGTTTTTATTTATCGGAATACTCCCCAAATAAAGAGGTGCATATTTCTGCTGAGGCAAAAAACCAGAAAGAAAACTATTTGTTTTCACTTGGcaatcaaatatttgttttccaaTTTCTAATCCAAAAACGCAGACAGAAAACGATCCGGTTCATCCAGCAACTTCTTCCCCAGAAAGAGAACCGATGGTCCATCGGATGACGGGATGCACGTCGGACGCGGATCGTCTAAATCTGCGTTTTAAATGTCAGACCGTGTGCGGTCTTCGTTTCCCCGGCAGGGACGTCTCCCACACGGCCCTCAGCTCCTTGCCAAACCACATCCTCGGCGGCGTCCAGAAGCTGATCGCCGAGTCGGCCTTCCACCTGAAGGAgctcccccctccccagctCTTCACCAGGCTGCGCCAGGCCAACCTGACGTACCGGTCGCACTGCTGCGCCTTCCACAACGTGCGCCACAACAGGTGCGCCGCGCCGCGAGCATACCTGTCCCGTACTTGTGTTGTCATCGGAAGGTGTCCGAAGGCGTCGttgttaaaggaacagttcatcTAAATTATCAAATGAACGACGTTTTTGCCGTCTGCTAGGTCGAGGTGGAGCCCCCTGTGCTCCCACCCCATGGCTCAGAGTAAcccccacttctacagggactactgctccaactccacctccatCCCCTGCACCCCCACCAAGGATGACTTTAACCCCTGCGAGGACATCATGTCCCCCGTCCCTCTGCGGGTCCTCATCTGGATCGTCTCCATCCTGGCCCTGCTGGGGAACGTAGCGGTGCTTCTGGTCCTGTTGGGTATGGAACGCGCCGTCCGTTCTTTTACACGTTAACATTTAAATCGTGTCactaaatacaaaataaaacaattcttGTTTCCTCATTAATGCTTTTCGGTGtcgattgttttttttcaggcAGCCGCTCCAAACTGACGGTTCCCCGCTTCCTCATGTGCCACTTGGCCTTTTCTGACCTCTGCATGGGCATCTACCTGGTCGTCATAGCAACCGTTGACATTCTCACCCGCGGCCGGTACTACAACCACGCCATCGACTGGCAGACGGGCCTGGGCTGCAGCGCCGCAGGCTTCTTCACGGTGCGTGAGCAGAAGCCTCAACACGTGACCAACGACGAcgctcatgaatattaatgaagacacgcgcgtgtgtgtgtgcgtgtgcgtgcgtgtcacaCGCAGGTGTTTGCCAGTGAGCTGTCGGTGTTCACGTTGACGGCCATCACCCTGGAGCGCTGGCACACCATCACGCACGCGCTGAGGCTGGACCGTAAAGTTCGCCTGCGACACGCCTGCGTCGTCATGACGGCGGGGTggatcttctcctccctctgcgCCCTGATGCCCACGCTCGGGGTCAGCAGCTAcggcaaggtgtgtgtgtgtgtgcgtgtgcgtgtgtgtgtgtcgcgtCCTCCGCTCCGCTCTGCGGTTGAGACGCCGTCTGTGTCCTGGTCGCCCGTACCGCCgggcgcttttttttttttgaacacGCCTCCTCTGTGCGGCGCAGGTGAGCATCTGCCTCCCGATGGACGTGGAGTCTCTGGTGTCCCAGCTCTACGtggtctccctcctcctcctcaacatCCTGGCCTTCCTCTGCGTGTGCGGCTGTTACCTCAGCATCTACCTGACCGTCCACAACCCGTCATCGGCGCCGGCCCACGCCGACACCCGGGTGGCCAAGCGTATGGCCGTCCTCATCTTCACCGACTTCATCTGCATGGCTCCCATCTCCTTCTTCGCCGTCTCGGCCGCCCTCAAGCTCCCGCTGATCACGGTCTCTGACGCCAAACTCCTGCTGGTTCTCTTCTACCCGATCAACTCCTGCTCCAACCCCTTCCTGTACGCCTTCTTCAACCGCGCCTTCAGGCGGGATTtcttcctcctcgccgctcGTTTCGGCCTCTTCAAGACCAGGGCGCAGATTTACCGGACAGAGAGCTCCTCCTGCCAGCAGCCGGCGTGGACCTCTCCTAAAAGCAGCCACGTGATGCTGTACTCTTTGGCCAATACTTTAAGTCAAGACGGGAAGCAAGAGTGAAAACGGACTTCTTGCGGGAGGGTTTATTTCTATCCTCACACATCtcaatcaaacaaacatgcatcataACAGCttacaaataaaagcaggaagggTAGCAAATCTGTTTTTGGTTTTAACTTTCATGCGTTCTTCTACAAAGAAATGTCATCCACCTGCCGTCCCGAGATAAAGATGCACTCTGCAGCTATTTTAGCTTGAGAATATGCACATCAAAGAAATCAGCATTCACTTAACATTCACTGTCGTGATTGAGTGATATTCATTGAGAAGCGCAACACGGGGGGCCGGCTGATTAATAATCTGCTCGTTCGCTGCTGGAGCTCGGTCCTTTACAGCCCTGTTTTCTGCAAGCAGACGGTGCGTTTCTCTCCATAATGTAATTATGACCTTGGGAAAAAAAGTGTTGAGTTTATACATATAAATGTGTGACTGTTTTGTACAAATACACCCTTTTTgacaatgtttttgtgttgtttgtgcctttttattattattttcttttgtgcaCGGTGCCTTCACAAAAGGTGACGCTCGCTCGCTCACACGCAAATCAAATTGAGTCGTGTTTATCTACAAACGTCGTCCTTCGGATCATCCAAAGATTTC
This genomic interval carries:
- the fshr gene encoding follicle-stimulating hormone receptor — translated: MTMSLIVLMIFLMKTAGASKPGSETDGGPGLEISFPNYGRRICEQLSFGITRIPSNISGDTQCLKVKQTRIRAIPRGALAGLQHLQKLTVSENDVLTTIGGFAFAGLPRLTNIFISGNAALESIGSSAFSDLPELFEITIAKSKHLSQIHPGAFKNIVKLQYLTISNTGLRVFPDFTMIRSAASGFLLDLKENSHIDRVPANAFRGLCTQTITEIRLTRNGIKEVASDAFNGTKMHRLFLRGNQQLAHINPNAFVGSSELVVLDVSHTALSSLPNHILGGVQKLIAESAFHLKELPPPQLFTRLRQANLTYRSHCCAFHNVRHNRSRWSPLCSHPMAQSNPHFYRDYCSNSTSIPCTPTKDDFNPCEDIMSPVPLRVLIWIVSILALLGNVAVLLVLLGSRSKLTVPRFLMCHLAFSDLCMGIYLVVIATVDILTRGRYYNHAIDWQTGLGCSAAGFFTVFASELSVFTLTAITLERWHTITHALRLDRKVRLRHACVVMTAGWIFSSLCALMPTLGVSSYGKVSICLPMDVESLVSQLYVVSLLLLNILAFLCVCGCYLSIYLTVHNPSSAPAHADTRVAKRMAVLIFTDFICMAPISFFAVSAALKLPLITVSDAKLLLVLFYPINSCSNPFLYAFFNRAFRRDFFLLAARFGLFKTRAQIYRTESSSCQQPAWTSPKSSHVMLYSLANTLSQDGKQE